One part of the Bacillus sp. FJAT-45350 genome encodes these proteins:
- the aroB gene encoding 3-dehydroquinate synthase has protein sequence MEHVEVSASSKTYSVVIGEGLRFRLGEQLEKYVHSSISSILIITDSTVAELYLEEVKSGLTNYSDVVDFIIPSGEASKSFQNYYDIMTYSLEKGLDRHSLVIALGGGVVGDLAGFVASTYMRGIPFVQVPTTLLAHDSSVGGKVAINHPLGKNMIGAFHQPEAVIYDIETLQSMPEHEWRSGFAEVLKHGFIWDKELYQWLQDNIENFSVIKGEKAEQLLKKSISVKAEVVAEDEKETGIRAYLNFGHTLAHAIETELGYGKITHGEAVAIGMIFALKLSERVFQTNLNIQEIEEWFKTYLFRVTIPEGLTAGQLLETMKKDKKVHNGVIRMVLLKQIGVVEIKAVSEEDLLALLKEEVGEVQ, from the coding sequence ATGGAGCATGTTGAGGTTTCTGCCTCTTCTAAAACCTATTCTGTTGTCATTGGCGAAGGATTACGTTTTCGCCTAGGGGAACAGCTTGAGAAATATGTTCATAGCTCGATTTCATCTATTTTGATTATTACAGACTCAACTGTTGCTGAATTATATTTAGAAGAGGTTAAGTCAGGGTTAACAAACTATTCTGACGTTGTTGATTTTATCATTCCGAGTGGTGAGGCATCAAAGTCTTTTCAAAACTACTATGACATTATGACATATAGTTTAGAAAAGGGGTTAGACCGTCATTCATTGGTCATTGCATTAGGTGGAGGCGTTGTTGGAGATCTAGCAGGCTTTGTTGCTTCGACTTATATGAGAGGAATTCCTTTCGTACAAGTGCCAACTACTTTGTTAGCTCATGACAGTAGTGTTGGAGGAAAGGTTGCGATTAATCATCCATTAGGAAAAAATATGATCGGTGCCTTTCACCAGCCTGAGGCAGTCATTTATGATATTGAAACATTACAAAGCATGCCAGAGCATGAATGGCGTTCGGGGTTTGCTGAAGTATTAAAGCATGGATTCATTTGGGATAAAGAACTCTATCAATGGCTTCAAGACAATATTGAGAACTTCTCTGTTATTAAAGGTGAAAAGGCAGAACAGCTTTTAAAGAAATCAATTTCTGTAAAAGCTGAAGTTGTTGCTGAAGATGAAAAGGAAACTGGTATTAGAGCCTATTTAAATTTTGGTCATACTCTTGCACATGCTATTGAAACTGAATTAGGGTATGGAAAAATTACTCACGGGGAAGCTGTAGCCATTGGTATGATATTTGCCTTGAAGTTAAGTGAAAGAGTATTTCAAACGAATTTGAACATTCAAGAGATTGAAGAATGGTTCAAAACTTATCTATTCCGTGTAACAATTCCAGAGGGACTAACTGCAGGGCAATTACTAGAAACAATGAAAAAAGATAAAAAGGTACACAATGGAGTTATCCGTATGGTGTTACTTAAACAAATAGGGGTAGTAGAGATTAAAGCTGTCAGTGAAGAGGACCTGTTAGCTTTATTAAAAGAAGAAGTTGGGGAGGTACAGTAA
- the aroC gene encoding chorismate synthase — protein sequence MRYLTAGESHGPQLTTILEGIPAQLELTREDIDTDLARRQGGHGRGRRMQIEKDQVQILSGVRHGKTTGAPIALVVENKDWTNWTKIMGADPITEEEEKDVKRKLTRPRPGHADLNGAIKYGHRDMRNVLERSSARETTVRVAAGAVAKKILKTFGIEVASHVLEIGGIKAENTEYNSVKDLQERSEASAVRCLDNEASTKMMEAIDTAKKEGDSIGGVVEVVIEGVPVGLGSHVHYDRKLDGKLAGAVMSINAFKGVEIGIGFEAASRPGSEVHDEIIFDEEKGYSRRTNNLGGLEGGMTNGMPIVVRGVMKPIPTLYKPLQSVDIDTKETFAASIERSDSCAVPAAAVVAEAVVAWEVASALLEKFGSDQIDEIGENIERHNEKVRSF from the coding sequence ATGAGATACTTAACTGCAGGTGAGTCGCATGGACCACAACTTACAACAATATTAGAAGGGATTCCTGCCCAGTTAGAATTAACAAGGGAGGATATCGATACAGATTTAGCTAGACGTCAAGGTGGACATGGTCGTGGTCGCCGTATGCAAATTGAAAAGGACCAGGTTCAAATTTTAAGTGGTGTGAGACATGGTAAAACAACAGGTGCTCCTATTGCATTAGTTGTTGAAAATAAAGATTGGACAAACTGGACAAAGATTATGGGAGCAGACCCAATCACTGAGGAAGAAGAGAAAGACGTAAAGAGAAAACTTACTAGACCACGTCCTGGACATGCAGATTTAAATGGAGCTATTAAATACGGTCACCGTGATATGAGGAACGTACTTGAACGTTCTTCTGCTAGGGAAACGACAGTTCGTGTTGCTGCTGGTGCTGTTGCTAAAAAGATTTTGAAAACTTTTGGTATTGAAGTTGCTAGTCATGTTCTTGAAATTGGTGGAATTAAGGCGGAAAACACAGAGTATAATTCTGTGAAAGATTTACAAGAACGTTCAGAAGCGTCTGCTGTCCGATGCTTAGATAATGAAGCTTCTACAAAAATGATGGAAGCAATTGATACAGCGAAAAAAGAAGGAGATTCCATCGGTGGAGTTGTGGAGGTTGTCATTGAAGGGGTGCCTGTAGGTTTAGGCAGTCATGTTCATTATGATCGAAAGCTTGATGGTAAACTAGCTGGTGCTGTTATGAGCATTAATGCATTTAAAGGGGTAGAAATCGGGATCGGTTTTGAGGCTGCTAGTAGACCTGGTAGTGAAGTTCATGATGAAATTATTTTTGATGAAGAAAAAGGTTATAGCCGACGTACGAATAACTTAGGTGGCCTAGAAGGCGGAATGACAAATGGGATGCCGATTGTTGTTCGTGGTGTAATGAAGCCAATACCAACATTATATAAACCACTTCAAAGTGTAGATATCGATACAAAAGAAACATTTGCCGCTAGTATCGAACGTTCAGATAGCTGTGCAGTACCTGCAGCTGCAGTTGTAGCTGAAGCAGTTGTAGCATGGGAAGTAGCTTCAGCACTACTAGAGAAGTTCGGTAGTGACCAAATTGATGAAATTGGAGAGAATATTGAACGTCACAATGAAAAAGTGAGGTCATTCTAA
- a CDS encoding CheR family methyltransferase, with amino-acid sequence MEQDYTKFIENIKRKTGINLALYKEAQMKRRLESLREKRGYSDFSSFFQAMTKEDDLFEEFLDRMTINVSEFYRNPKRWEVLENKVLPRLYKENNRLKVWSAACSTGEEPYTLAMILGKFMPLNKVSVLATDLDKGILERAKSGLYTDRSLKDVPREMLSKYFTKESLGHRINDEIKRTVSFKQQNLLSDRFDQNYDLIVCRNVMIYFTEEAKHELYHKFSQALRPGGVLFVGSTEQIFNPMTYSFDTEDTFFYRKV; translated from the coding sequence ATGGAGCAAGATTATACTAAGTTTATCGAAAATATAAAGCGTAAGACAGGGATTAATTTAGCATTATATAAAGAAGCGCAAATGAAAAGAAGATTAGAATCACTTAGAGAAAAAAGAGGCTATAGTGACTTTTCTAGCTTCTTTCAAGCGATGACAAAGGAAGACGACCTCTTTGAAGAGTTTCTTGACCGTATGACAATTAATGTATCGGAGTTTTATCGTAATCCGAAGCGTTGGGAAGTATTAGAGAATAAAGTTCTACCGCGATTATATAAAGAGAATAATCGATTAAAAGTGTGGAGCGCTGCTTGTTCGACAGGGGAAGAGCCATATACACTTGCAATGATTCTAGGAAAATTCATGCCGTTAAACAAAGTGTCTGTTTTAGCTACTGACTTAGATAAGGGAATACTAGAGAGAGCGAAGTCTGGTCTGTATACGGATCGTTCGTTAAAGGATGTACCAAGAGAAATGCTTTCAAAATATTTCACAAAGGAAAGCTTAGGACACCGTATAAACGATGAAATTAAACGCACAGTATCCTTTAAGCAACAAAATCTACTGAGTGATCGATTTGACCAAAACTATGATTTAATTGTCTGTAGAAATGTAATGATTTATTTTACTGAGGAAGCAAAGCATGAATTATATCATAAGTTTAGCCAGGCTTTGAGGCCAGGTGGCGTCTTGTTCGTAGGAAGTACGGAACAAATATTTAATCCGATGACCTATTCTTTTGATACTGAAGATACTTTTTTCTATCGAAAAGTATAA
- the ndk gene encoding nucleoside-diphosphate kinase, with amino-acid sequence MEKTYLMIKPDGVQRNLIGEVVSRFEKKGFNLVAAKLMTVPKETAETHYAEHKERPFFGELVDFITSGPVFAMVWEGENVISTARTMMGATNPADAAPGTIRGDFGVQVAMNVIHGSDSPESAEREIGIFFNEVELNTYEKTISKWV; translated from the coding sequence ATGGAAAAAACATATTTAATGATTAAGCCAGATGGAGTACAACGTAATTTAATAGGTGAAGTAGTTTCTCGTTTCGAGAAGAAAGGCTTTAACCTAGTTGCTGCTAAATTAATGACAGTTCCTAAGGAAACTGCTGAAACTCACTATGCTGAGCACAAAGAGCGTCCTTTCTTCGGAGAGTTAGTTGATTTTATTACATCTGGACCAGTATTTGCTATGGTTTGGGAAGGTGAAAATGTAATTTCTACAGCTCGTACAATGATGGGAGCTACAAACCCAGCTGATGCTGCACCTGGAACTATCCGTGGTGACTTCGGTGTACAAGTTGCTATGAACGTAATTCATGGTTCTGATTCTCCAGAAAGTGCTGAAAGAGAAATCGGTATTTTCTTTAACGAAGTTGAGCTTAACACATACGAAAAAACAATTAGCAAGTGGGTTTAA
- the hepT gene encoding heptaprenyl diphosphate synthase component II, giving the protein MNLADIYLKLKEDIEIIEQELEHTLQAEHKVLREASTHLLKAGGKRIRPVFVLLAGKFGNYNIHSLKNIAVPLELIHMASLVHDDVIDDAELRRGKRTIKSKYDNRVAMYTGDYLFARAIEKTVSFENPDIHRFLSKAMVEMCIGEVEQIRDQYDWNQHFRGYLRRIKRKTALLIAISCQLGAIASRTTTDVQSKLYSFGYNVGMSFQITDDVLDFIGTEAELGKPAGSDLLQGNVTLPALYAIHHQPKVKKMIIETLEDPFIEAVDMNHVIEAIKESGGIEYSLEISDSYLNKAYRAIEDLPDIDAKSYLIEIAKYIGCRKF; this is encoded by the coding sequence ATGAATTTAGCTGATATTTATTTAAAATTGAAAGAAGATATAGAGATAATTGAACAGGAATTAGAACATACACTGCAGGCAGAGCATAAAGTGCTTCGTGAAGCTTCAACGCATCTTCTTAAAGCAGGGGGTAAACGTATACGCCCTGTCTTTGTTTTGTTAGCGGGAAAATTTGGAAATTATAATATACATTCTCTTAAAAATATCGCAGTTCCATTAGAATTAATTCATATGGCATCCCTTGTACATGATGATGTTATTGATGACGCTGAATTAAGACGTGGAAAAAGGACGATTAAGTCAAAATATGATAATCGTGTTGCAATGTATACAGGTGATTATCTTTTTGCTAGAGCAATCGAGAAAACAGTGTCCTTTGAAAACCCTGATATACATCGTTTCTTATCGAAAGCAATGGTTGAAATGTGTATCGGTGAGGTAGAACAAATTAGAGATCAGTATGATTGGAACCAGCATTTTCGTGGTTATTTAAGAAGAATAAAACGAAAGACAGCTTTGTTAATTGCGATAAGCTGTCAACTAGGAGCAATTGCTTCTAGGACAACTACAGATGTACAGTCTAAACTCTATTCATTTGGTTATAATGTAGGTATGTCTTTCCAAATAACAGATGATGTTCTTGATTTTATCGGGACAGAGGCAGAGTTAGGAAAGCCTGCAGGAAGTGATTTACTTCAAGGGAATGTGACATTGCCAGCCCTGTACGCAATCCATCATCAGCCTAAAGTAAAGAAAATGATTATTGAAACACTTGAAGACCCATTTATCGAGGCTGTCGATATGAACCATGTAATTGAAGCAATCAAAGAGTCAGGCGGAATAGAGTACTCATTAGAAATAAGTGATAGTTATTTAAATAAGGCGTATAGAGCAATTGAAGATTTACCCGATATTGATGCAAAAAGCTACTTAATTGAAATTGCGAAATATATTGGTTGTCGTAAGTTTTAG
- a CDS encoding menaquinone biosynthetic enzyme MqnA/MqnD family protein, protein MTLVIGEISYTNILPLYYYLERNKLIENGCSFVPQIPSQLNEGMSKGVVDVGGISSFSYGEHFDKYHLLPNLSVSSHREVGSIFLFSKVPIEELNEKKIALTSSSATSINLLKVILHHFYQYQVDYHVTKPNFHEMMLDHDACLLIGDDAIVTKWNHEKDIYRYDLGQLWYEHTGFPMTYAVFAVRNQVIENQGALLEALYEQFLMSKKKSQHDQFQPMITEIRNLFGGSSSFWNEYFAGLCYDLEMRQLEGLRYYYKLAYEQGLLTKKVESIYLWDSLDHCHSI, encoded by the coding sequence ATGACCCTTGTAATTGGTGAAATTTCATATACAAACATTCTACCTTTATACTACTATCTAGAACGGAACAAGCTAATTGAAAATGGCTGTAGCTTTGTACCACAGATTCCATCGCAATTAAATGAAGGAATGTCTAAGGGAGTTGTGGATGTAGGTGGTATCTCCTCGTTTTCATATGGTGAGCATTTTGATAAATATCATCTTCTGCCGAATCTTTCGGTTTCTTCTCATCGAGAAGTAGGTTCTATCTTTTTGTTTTCAAAGGTACCTATAGAAGAATTAAACGAAAAGAAGATTGCGCTTACCTCTAGTTCTGCGACATCGATAAATTTATTGAAGGTTATTCTTCATCATTTTTATCAATATCAAGTAGACTATCATGTGACTAAACCAAATTTTCATGAAATGATGCTTGACCATGATGCTTGCCTTTTAATTGGAGACGATGCAATTGTAACGAAGTGGAATCATGAGAAAGATATATATCGTTATGATTTAGGACAGCTCTGGTATGAACACACTGGTTTCCCAATGACGTATGCTGTTTTCGCAGTTAGGAATCAAGTTATTGAAAATCAAGGAGCTTTATTAGAAGCGTTATATGAACAATTTTTAATGAGTAAAAAGAAAAGTCAGCATGATCAATTTCAGCCGATGATTACTGAAATTAGAAATCTCTTCGGGGGATCTAGCTCATTTTGGAATGAATATTTTGCTGGATTATGCTATGATTTAGAAATGAGGCAATTGGAAGGCTTACGTTACTATTATAAGCTTGCCTATGAGCAGGGTCTATTAACGAAAAAGGTAGAATCTATCTATTTATGGGATTCATTAGACCACTGTCATTCTATTTAA
- a CDS encoding UbiX family flavin prenyltransferase, giving the protein MSKHTGIVTVGITGASGSIYGIRLVQQLLKANYKVHLIITNAGWIVFREELGLDITNREAVLDEQFRTYGDGLNYHPLHEYTAPIASGSYQNHGMIIIPCSMGTLSGIAQGASGNLLERTSDVMLKEGRPLLIVPRETPLNQIHLENMLKLSKVGAKILPAMPGFYHGPETMDDLINFVVGKALDNIGVEHTLFTRWGDK; this is encoded by the coding sequence ATGAGCAAACATACAGGTATAGTGACTGTCGGAATAACAGGTGCAAGCGGGTCTATCTATGGTATTCGTCTTGTTCAACAACTTCTTAAAGCAAACTATAAGGTTCATTTAATTATAACAAATGCAGGATGGATTGTATTTAGAGAAGAGTTAGGCCTTGATATTACGAATCGAGAAGCTGTACTTGACGAGCAATTTCGTACTTATGGGGATGGACTTAATTATCATCCCCTTCATGAATATACTGCTCCAATTGCAAGTGGGTCTTATCAAAACCATGGTATGATTATCATTCCATGTTCAATGGGAACGTTATCTGGTATTGCTCAAGGAGCATCAGGGAATCTATTGGAGCGTACGTCTGATGTAATGCTAAAAGAAGGACGACCATTATTAATCGTCCCGAGAGAAACACCATTAAATCAAATTCATTTAGAAAATATGCTTAAGCTGTCAAAAGTAGGAGCAAAAATATTACCGGCCATGCCTGGGTTTTACCATGGACCTGAAACGATGGATGATTTGATAAATTTCGTTGTTGGTAAAGCGTTAGACAATATTGGTGTAGAACACACTCTTTTTACTCGTTGGGGGGATAAATAA
- a CDS encoding UbiA-like polyprenyltransferase, translating to MVIRKIKIILEMIKFEHTLFALPFAFLGAILGSVIINGHLPTLSQWVWITLAMVGARSAAMSLNRVIDAQIDKHNPRTADRAVPAGLVSKAEVLLFIIVSFALLFYSAYQLNMLAVYLLPVAVFFLVIYSYTKRFTWACHLILGVTIGLAPLGGWVGTTGTLTWEAMLLFLGVALWTAGFDVIYACQDADYDKENGLYSIPSYFGIAKALNMAKSFHVVSFLALVSLFFVMPLGIIYLIGVLISGGIMLYEHSLVKPNDLSKVGVAFFTMNGILAIVMLVFTIGDILL from the coding sequence ATTGTGATTAGGAAAATTAAAATTATCTTAGAAATGATTAAATTCGAACATACTTTATTTGCTCTACCATTTGCATTTCTTGGAGCAATACTAGGAAGTGTTATTATTAATGGACACTTGCCAACTCTAAGTCAATGGGTTTGGATAACACTAGCTATGGTTGGTGCCAGAAGTGCTGCAATGTCCTTAAATCGGGTAATAGATGCTCAAATAGATAAGCATAATCCACGTACTGCTGACCGAGCGGTACCTGCAGGATTAGTATCAAAAGCAGAAGTATTACTTTTTATTATTGTATCTTTTGCTTTATTGTTTTATTCTGCGTACCAATTGAATATGTTAGCTGTTTATCTGTTACCTGTAGCTGTTTTCTTTTTAGTTATCTATTCATACACAAAAAGATTTACATGGGCATGTCACTTAATTTTAGGTGTAACAATTGGATTAGCTCCTTTAGGTGGTTGGGTAGGAACAACAGGAACACTTACATGGGAAGCTATGCTATTGTTCTTAGGTGTTGCTTTATGGACAGCTGGATTTGATGTCATCTATGCATGTCAAGATGCCGATTACGATAAGGAAAATGGTCTTTACTCTATTCCTAGTTATTTTGGAATTGCCAAGGCGTTAAATATGGCGAAATCATTTCATGTAGTGAGCTTTCTAGCACTAGTTTCACTCTTTTTTGTAATGCCACTTGGGATTATTTATTTAATAGGGGTTTTAATCTCTGGGGGGATAATGCTTTATGAGCACTCCCTTGTTAAACCTAATGATTTATCCAAGGTAGGAGTAGCCTTCTTTACTATGAACGGTATATTGGCAATAGTAATGCTAGTATTTACGATAGGAGATATCTTATTATGA
- a CDS encoding demethylmenaquinone methyltransferase, with product MSQTKEERVHQVFESIYKKYDLMNSVISFQRHKAWRKDTMKRMNVQQDDQTLDLCCGTADWTLALAEAVGTNGSAIGLDFSKNMLKIGDEKVKSSGYKNIQLQHGNAMELPFEDNQFDFVTIGFGLRNVPDYMQVLKEMNRVLKPGGKAVCLETSQPTTPVFKQVYFIYFRHIMPIFGKLIAKSYKEYSWLQESTMSFPDRYKLASMFEEAGFQDVEVKSYSAGVAAMHMGSKPSNEKK from the coding sequence ATGAGTCAAACGAAGGAAGAACGAGTTCATCAAGTATTTGAATCAATTTATAAGAAGTATGATTTGATGAATTCAGTTATAAGCTTTCAAAGACATAAGGCGTGGCGTAAAGATACAATGAAGAGAATGAATGTACAACAAGATGACCAAACGCTTGATCTATGTTGCGGTACGGCTGATTGGACACTTGCTTTAGCTGAGGCAGTAGGAACAAATGGTTCAGCGATTGGACTTGACTTCAGTAAAAACATGTTAAAAATCGGTGATGAGAAAGTAAAGTCGAGTGGATATAAAAATATTCAGCTTCAACACGGCAATGCAATGGAATTACCATTTGAAGACAATCAGTTTGACTTTGTTACGATTGGATTTGGACTTCGAAATGTCCCTGACTACATGCAAGTATTAAAGGAGATGAATCGGGTCTTAAAGCCGGGAGGAAAAGCAGTTTGTTTAGAAACGTCTCAACCGACGACTCCGGTGTTCAAGCAAGTCTACTTTATCTATTTCCGTCATATTATGCCCATCTTTGGTAAGCTAATTGCTAAAAGCTATAAAGAATATTCATGGCTTCAAGAATCTACGATGTCCTTTCCAGATAGGTATAAGCTTGCGTCTATGTTTGAGGAAGCCGGTTTTCAAGATGTAGAGGTAAAGTCTTACTCAGCAGGTGTCGCTGCGATGCATATGGGAAGTAAGCCATCAAACGAAAAGAAGTAG
- a CDS encoding heptaprenyl diphosphate synthase component 1, which yields MVRLHHFNEKVIECKKQFYTIIKHSFLQRYIPGPGVDEDKLCFLYAMLDEELRQKKDMKAIALSTLLVDSALKTHEEVSLHKVNSDYVKKNRQLSVLAGDYYSSLYYYLLADSGQIQMIKVFSQSIQEIHESKMFVYQNKDLTFEQAISQLRSIDSALLQNIAEHFGLLEWKKAISEFFLLKRLLHEREQWELEKKDSAIIIGIKQDFFVQSINQVDEKLVADFLTHKISQTHYNLLALAEKDEQINALLNEQLDEIVNSDYREKVAEEG from the coding sequence ATGGTTAGACTACATCATTTCAATGAAAAAGTAATTGAATGCAAGAAACAATTTTACACAATTATTAAACATTCTTTTTTGCAAAGGTATATCCCAGGACCAGGTGTTGATGAGGATAAGCTTTGTTTTTTATATGCCATGCTAGATGAAGAGTTAAGACAGAAAAAAGATATGAAAGCTATTGCCCTCTCAACGCTATTAGTAGATAGTGCTCTGAAAACACATGAAGAAGTCTCACTACACAAAGTTAATTCTGATTACGTTAAGAAAAACAGACAATTAAGTGTGTTAGCAGGGGATTATTATAGTAGTTTGTATTATTACTTATTAGCTGACAGTGGACAAATACAAATGATTAAAGTTTTTAGTCAGTCTATACAAGAAATTCATGAATCGAAAATGTTTGTATACCAGAATAAAGATTTAACATTCGAACAAGCAATTAGTCAATTGCGTTCGATCGATTCGGCTTTGTTACAAAATATAGCAGAGCATTTTGGACTTTTAGAATGGAAAAAAGCGATTAGCGAGTTTTTTTTACTAAAGAGGCTATTGCACGAAAGGGAACAATGGGAGCTAGAGAAAAAGGATAGTGCCATTATTATAGGGATAAAACAGGATTTTTTTGTACAATCAATTAATCAAGTAGATGAAAAATTGGTTGCTGATTTTCTTACTCATAAAATTTCTCAAACCCATTATAATCTCCTTGCATTAGCAGAAAAAGACGAACAGATAAATGCTCTTCTTAATGAACAGTTGGATGAGATAGTAAATTCAGATTATAGAGAAAAAGTAGCGGAAGAAGGGTAG
- the mtrB gene encoding trp RNA-binding attenuation protein MtrB, with protein MANQDFFVIKAKEDGVNVIGLTRGSDTRFHHSEKLDKGEVMIAQFTDHTSAVKVRGKAVIQTSHGEIDTEV; from the coding sequence TTGGCTAATCAAGATTTCTTTGTTATTAAAGCTAAAGAAGATGGCGTAAATGTCATTGGGCTTACAAGAGGTTCAGATACTCGCTTTCACCATTCTGAAAAACTTGATAAAGGTGAAGTGATGATTGCACAGTTTACAGATCATACATCTGCAGTAAAAGTACGTGGTAAAGCAGTTATTCAAACAAGTCATGGTGAAATAGATACTGAAGTCTAA
- the folE gene encoding GTP cyclohydrolase I FolE: protein MVDHDKIQQAVRMILEAIGEDPNREGLLDTPKRVAKMYEEVFQGIHQDPKEHFATIFGEDHEELVLVKDISFHSMCEHHLVPFFGKAHIGYIPRGGKVTGLSKLARAVEAVTKRPQLQERITSTLAESLMETLDPHGVIVVVEAEHMCMTMRGVKKPGATTVTSAVRGVFVDDAPARAEVLSFIKG from the coding sequence ATGGTAGACCATGATAAAATACAACAAGCAGTACGAATGATATTAGAAGCAATCGGTGAAGACCCTAACCGAGAGGGATTACTTGATACACCAAAACGTGTAGCAAAAATGTATGAAGAGGTGTTCCAAGGGATACATCAAGACCCAAAAGAACATTTTGCTACAATATTTGGGGAAGACCATGAAGAGCTAGTACTTGTTAAAGATATTTCGTTCCACTCTATGTGTGAACACCATCTAGTACCTTTCTTTGGGAAAGCTCATATTGGCTATATTCCTCGTGGAGGTAAGGTAACAGGTTTAAGTAAATTAGCTAGAGCAGTTGAAGCTGTTACAAAGCGCCCGCAATTACAGGAGAGAATTACATCAACTTTAGCTGAGTCGCTAATGGAAACGTTAGATCCACACGGTGTTATTGTTGTCGTAGAAGCAGAACATATGTGCATGACGATGCGTGGTGTGAAAAAACCTGGTGCAACAACAGTAACATCAGCTGTACGAGGTGTGTTTGTAGACGATGCTCCTGCTAGAGCTGAAGTTCTTTCATTCATAAAAGGGTAA
- a CDS encoding HU family DNA-binding protein, which yields MNKTDLINAVVEATELSKKDATNAVDAVLDAITDTLKEGNKVQLIGFGNFEVRERAARKGRNPQTGEEIEIAASKIPAFKPGKALKDAVK from the coding sequence ATGAACAAGACAGATTTAATCAATGCAGTCGTAGAGGCAACTGAATTATCAAAGAAGGATGCAACTAACGCTGTTGATGCTGTATTAGATGCGATTACTGATACGTTAAAAGAAGGTAACAAAGTACAGTTAATTGGTTTTGGGAACTTTGAGGTGAGAGAACGTGCAGCTCGTAAAGGTCGTAACCCTCAAACAGGTGAAGAAATTGAAATTGCTGCGTCAAAAATTCCAGCTTTCAAACCAGGTAAGGCGTTGAAAGACGCTGTAAAATAA